One Candidatus Rokuibacteriota bacterium genomic window, GGCCTGCCCCCCTTGGCCAGTGGGGCGGACGAGGAGCCGGTAGATATCGACGCCGAGGTCGCGCGGCTCACGCAGGACCTCGCGGACGCGGGCATCCGCGGGGCGCAGTGTTTGGAGGCGGCCCGCGCCAGCAGCACTTATGCCAGCTCATCAAGCTCAAGTTCCTATCGGAGCGACTCCACCTCGACATTCGACACGACGGACAGGACGAGGAGGTCTCGCCCCAGCGCCGGAAGCCGGGCAAGGGCGAGCACGTCCACGAGCACGTATACGAGCAGCGGCAGCGGGTCCAGTCAGGGCAGCTATTCCAGCAGCCTCTCTCCGACGCCGCAGATGCGGATCACGGGCTGCCGCGAACAGGCCAACGGCTCTCGTCAGATAATCCGAGCCTCGACCCAGCACGCGAAGACGGACCCTGCGGCATTCGCGGCCATTGTGCGCGTGAACCGGGTCCAGGAGCGGAAGCTCCGAGCGCAGCAGGCCGCCGCACTTGAGCGGGCGCTCCTCGCCGTGCGCCAGGACCTCGAGGCCCTCATGTCGGCTTCGCCGCCTTCGATGGGGATGGAGGTGTTCTCCGGTCGCCTGGAGTCACTAGAGCAGGGCGTGCGTTCCCTGTCGGGAATGGTCCCTTCGGACGGCACCGGCCCGCAGATGGTCGAGACGATCCAGCGGGCAGCCAGAGCGTTCCGCGCCGCGCGGGATCGCTGGTCACAGGGCGAGGGGCAAGCGGAGGAGGTGGCGAGGCTCGAGCATGAGATCAAGGAGACACGGCAGAAGCTGGCGAGCCGGGAGTCCTTCGTGGCGCGCGCGGAACTCGACGCGCACGAACATAACCTGAAGCAGCAGAAGGGCCACCTCAGCCGCTCGACCCGGCAGAGCGAGGCCGCATGGCGCGATGCAGTGCCGGCAGGGAAGGCGGCATTCGCCAGCCTGGGGCGGTAGGGCCGCCTTCCTCCACTTTCCCCGCCCGCCGAGCTGAAGGGGTTTGGCTCGGGCCGGCCGTCGGGCTGGGAACGTTCATAGGGGTGGCGGGGACGGGTCTGGTGACCCCAGGGCTGGGGCTGGACCCGGGCCATCCGGGCGACCCCTAGAGCCTCTTGACTACCCTCCTCAGGATTGGCCAGACTCACGCCACTGCGTGTAGACTGGATTAGGGGCGCCGACGGGTGCGGTTTGAATGGGATGCTGCGAAGGCAGCGTCGAACCTCGCGAAACACGGTGTTTCATTCGAAGAGGCGAGCACGGTGTTCGGCGATCGGCTGGCCACGACCGTCCTTGATCCGGACCATTCCGTCGGCGAGGAGCGTTGGCTCACCACGGGGCTGTCGCGCGAGCGCAGACTCGTGATCCTTTGGCATACGAACCGAGAGGAGACGACAATCCGCATCATCGGTGCGCGGTTGCCCACACCCAGTGAGCGGAGGACCTATGAGTCAGGACAATAGCCAGGACGAGATGCGGCCCGAGTACGACATTCGAGGCGGAGTGCGGGGGAAGTACTTCGACCGGTACCGCGAGGGGATGAGAATCGACGTCCCGCCGACGCCCTTTGTCATGACCGCGAGCGGCGTCAACGCCCTCCAAGATGTCGGCATCTCGCGGAGCCTTCCGGGTTCCCCCGCCCAGAGCCTAAGAATCGAGATCGCTAAGGCCACACCCATCGCGCCCAACCCATGAAGGTCCGCCTGCTCCTCGCCCACTCTGCCGAGGTGCAAAATAGCTTGCTCTACGCACTTGGCGCCGGCTGGACGGCGATCGGTCCTGCCCCCTCGCCATTTGCCATCGCGGCAATCGTTGAAGTGGCCTGGGACGAGACCAGCCACAAGCACCGGCTTGAGATCGTCTTCGAGGATGCGGACGGTCAGCCGGTCCTCGCCTCGACCTTAGCCGGCGAGGAGCCGTTCCGGATTCCCGCCGAATTCGAAGTAGGGCGGCCACCGGGTGCCGTTCAGGGCACCTCTTTCATCATGCCGATCGCTTTGAACATCCCACCGATTCAACTGCCGGCCGGGCGGCAGTGCGTCGTGAAGGCGTGCATCAACGGCAACGTTCTCGATGAGCTCTCCTTCGTCGTTCGGCCAGCGCCACCCAGCCGTTAGCCCCTACCCTGCCGGCGGCATCCCCCGGGGCGTAACCGGGCGCCAGGGCCGCTCCGATGGCGTTCGCTACGGCGCGCTGGACCTTCGCCCGCGTGGCGGCTCTCATGCGATGACAAGCCGCGATAGCGTCTGGGCGGCGAATGGGCGCCCGTTCCTGGCGAGG contains:
- a CDS encoding BrnT family toxin, with protein sequence MRFEWDAAKAASNLAKHGVSFEEASTVFGDRLATTVLDPDHSVGEERWLTTGLSRERRLVILWHTNREETTIRIIGARLPTPSERRTYESGQ